A single Rhopalosiphum padi isolate XX-2018 chromosome 4, ASM2088224v1, whole genome shotgun sequence DNA region contains:
- the LOC132929029 gene encoding mucin-2-like isoform X1 translates to MVGIFSGHSILRVNNAMMSKNIAVLSFFVLFASVFGSDGRSSAGSVEPEEMDVYRLPGNTIPISYNLNIMPDYNYFTDAVDFDGEVEIVIDIKSNTSTITLNCNDILIYVVYVHEKIEKYDIDVMEVRNDTQNEQCNILLKSQLKVGIQYVVSIEYHVHMPVNNMEGFYKSTYNDKNNHKEWLLLTYFEPTGARRILPCYDEPSYKTPFNITLTRPFNKSSRSNMPIYKSYYDKSWKEMRDVFVETPPISTHMIAFVVSGFNWMTNGSVAGSSPVYVFSDADRSGQLQYVSGEAPKLLAAMERFTEVQYDLPKLDLFAVPDFKSDAMGNWGLNTFREKYLLLDESSSAKANESGLSMVQREVARQWFGNLVTCSWWDYLWLHDAFAAYFQYFSTDLVYPDWRMSQMFVVERHQRALEYDQTPRRPITTSVHTPHDINDAFYDQTYDKAAAFLRMLKYTTNDTIFQQSLVRYLKQNKYVSVDPDVLFAAFEYTISEYQFNFGQDFTVTDFMKQWTEQSGYPMINVVKVNDEFIVTQEKCLMDTPDKVTDSTKWYIGITYTTESSKNFENFTLATWCNPNMDKCALSAPKNYGWFIFNLQSTGFYRVNYDNDNWSALVRQLKETPNEIHVLNRAQLIDDSFYLARADKLHYSVPLRISSYLKIEDDVLPWYSVINGYSYLIERMRRNDTEYADLRECVSNLAGIIYKKIEYQVVEKKNTDHIILTSWNTFSVWACQLNNEMCIQSAFDYYTRWQNGEKIPSDIRDAAFCVGVHIANTTTSWEQMFDLYKTTRSPSEKQSAQTALACTEDDMLLSRYLNYIFETEDGPIKKQDYKDVFIAVSSTAKGLDVLIDFLVQNLKEITNKLIDGDNIAIFIYSICTSKAALDSEINKLKQLKDDPNTPENLRKAFNKCYNQIEINLYWYDKYHEIVNQNTGCSREYTTTDEPKQSSTQKQESTTQIFTQTSTEITTLSEQTDSTTHTYTETQPRETTSPESTDSTTRSYTETKPGETTVSAQTESTTQSYTETQPGETTLSEGTESTTQSYTETRPGETTSQESTDSTTQSYTETRPGETTQPESTDSTTRSYTETKPGETTVSAQTESTTQSYTETQPGETTLSEGTESTTQSYTETRPGETTSQESTDSTTQSYTETRPGETTQPESTDSTTRSYTETKPGETTVSAQTESTTQSYTETQPGETTLSEGTESTTQSYTETRPGETTSQESTDSTTQSYTETRPGETTQPESTDSTTRSYTETKPGETTVSAQTESTTQSYTETQPGEKTSHGSSDSTTRSYTETQPGETTSQESTDSTTQSYTETRPGETTQPESTDSTTRSYTETKPGETTVSAQTESTTQSYTETQPGETTLSEGTESTTQSYTETRPGETTSQESTDSTTQSYTETRPGETTQPESTDSTTRSYTETKPGETTVSAQTESTTQSYTETQPGETTLSEGTESTTQSYTETRPGETTSQESTDSTTQSYTETRPGETTQPESTDSTTRSYTETKPGETTVSAQTESTTQSYTETQPGETTLSESTDSTTRSYTETKPGETTVSAPTESTTQSYTETQPGETTLSEGTESTTQSYTETQPGETTSSGSSDSTTRSYTETKPGETTSPGSSDSTTHSYTETQPGETTSHGSSDSTTHSYTETKPGETTSSGSSDSTTHIYTETKPSEATVSTTTDLTTQRYTETQPGETTSSGSSDSTTRSYTETKPWETTSPESSDSTTRSYTETKPGETTSHGSSDATTHSYTETQPGETTISGSSDSTTRSYTEIKPGETTVSTTTDLTTQIYTETQPGEKTSHGSSDSTTHSYTETQPGETTSRGFSDSTTHSYTETEPSEATVSTTTDLTTQRYTETQPGETTSHGSSDSTTRSYTETRPGETTQPESTDSTTRSYTETKPGETTVSAQKESTTQSYTETQPGERTSSGSSDSTTSSYTETKPWETTSPESSDSTTRTYTETKPGETTSPGSSDSTTHSYIETQPGETTSRGFSDSTTHSYTETEPSEATVSTTTDLTTQRYTETQPGETTSHGSSDSTTRSYTETRPGETTQPESTDSTTRSYTETKPGETTVSAQKESTTQSYTETQPGERTSSGSSDSTTSSYTETKPWETTSPESSDSTTRIYTETKPGETTSPGSSDSTTHSYTETQPGETTSSGSSDSTTHIYTETEPSEATVSTTTDLTTHSYTETQPGETTSSGSSDSTTRSYTVTQPGETTSSEGTASTTHSYTGTEPGESTVSKYPASSTDQSTVSSPYETTLSEGTESTSISYTESEKTEPGETTSSEPTYSTTHSFTNTSSGETTASKYSETTVEKSTASSPTDTTLSKWTDSTTHVYTELSSAKSTVSDYPYSTTEPSTTNYTTPAPFDKPPRFMLSFFFFLFIFFIVVLIVIIFFWRRSYHNNVSIKSTYVSSYHI, encoded by the exons ATGGTCGGCATATTTTCAGGACACAGTATATTACGAGTCAATAACGCGATGATGTCAAAAAACATAGCAGTACTGTCGTTTTTCGTCTTGTTTGCAAGCGTTTTCGGTTCCGATGGACGTTCTTCCGCGGGATCCGTCGAGCCGGAAGAAATGGACGTTTACCGACTGCCAGGAAATACGATCCCGATCtcgtataatttgaatattatgccGGATTACAATTACTTTACCGACGCCGTTGACTTCGACGGGGAGGTAGAGATTGTGATCGACATAAAATCGAACACTTCGACGATAACGCTGAACTGCAATGATATTCTGATTTACGTGGTATATGTGCACGAAAAAATAGAGAAATACGACATTGATGTAATGGAAGTTCGCAACGACACCCAAAATGAGCAATGcaacattttgttaaaatccCAACTAAAAGTGGGAATTCAATACGTGGTAAGCATCGAATATCACGTGCACATGCCAGTAAACAACATGGAAGGGTTTTACAAAAGTACATACAACGATAAGAACAACCATAAAGA ATGGTTGCTCTTGACATATTTCGAACCAACCGGGGCAAGGAGAATATTACCGTGTTACGATGAACCGTCGTACAAAACGCCTTTCAACATAACGCTGACAAGACCGTTTAACAAATCGTCACGGTCCAACATGCCGATTTACAAGAGTTATTAcga TAAATCCTGGAAAGAGATGCGCGACGTTTTCGTCGAGACTCCGCCGATTTCCACACACATGATCGCGTTTGTCGTCAGCGGATTTAACTGGATGACGAATGGCAGCGTAGCCGGCAGTAGTCCCGTATACGTTTTCTCGGACGCCGACCGCTCGGGCCAGTTGCAATACGTCTCCGGCGAGGCGCCAAAGCTGCTGGCGGCCATGGAGAGGTTCACGGAAGTGCAGTACGACCTACCCAAACTCGATTTGTTCGCCGTACCGGATTTCAAATCGGACGCCATGGGCAACTGGGGGTTGAACACATTTCG tgaaaaatatttgttactgGACGAAAGTTCCAGCGCCAAAGCCAATGAATCCGGGCTATCGATGGTCCAGCGAGAGGTGGCTCGCCAGTGGTTCGGAAATCTGGTCACGTGCTCCTGGTGGGACTACCTTTGGCTGCACGATGCGTTTGCTGCGTACTTTCAGTACTTTTCCACAGACTTG GTCTATCCAGATTGGAGGATGAGCCAGATGTTCGTGGTTGAACGGCACCAGCGGGCTTTGGAGTATGATCAAACGCCCAGACGTCCGATTACAACGTCTGTGCACACTCCACATGACATCAACGACGCGTTTTACGACCAAACTTACGACAAGGCCGCAGCCTTCTTGCGAATGTTGAAATACACTACCAACGACACTATATTCCAACAGTCGTTGGTCCGATATTTGAAACAGAACAA ATACGTGTCGGTTGATCCCGATGTGTTATTTGCGGCATTTGAGTACACCATTTCcgaatatcaatttaattttggacAAGACTTCACGGTCACCGATTTCATGAAACAGTGGACAGAACAGTCTGGATACCCAATGATTAATGTAGTTAAAGTCAACGACGAGTTTATTGTAACTCAA GAAAAGTGCCTAATGGACACTCCCGATAAGGTAACTGATTCAACTAAATGGTACATAGGAATCACTTATACGACAGAGTCgagtaaaaattttgaaaactttaCGTTGGCCACATGGTGTAACCCGAATATGGACAAATGTGCCTTGTCGGCCCCAAAAAACTACGGGTGGTTCATATTCAATCTACAGTCCACTG GGTTTTATAGGGTTAATTACGATAATGATAATTGGTCAGCATTGGTTAGACAATTGAAAGAAACGCCAAATGAAATTCACGTACTCAATCGTGCTCAGCTAATTGACGATTCGTTCTACTTAGCCAGAGcagataaattacattattcagTTCCATTGAGAAtatcatcatatttaaaaatagaagatGACGTGTTACCTTGGTATTCTGTGATTAACGGATATTCATATCTAATAGAGCGTATGAGGCGTAATGATACAGAATATGCAGATTTAAGG gaATGCGTTAGTAATTTGGCAggtatcatttataaaaaaatcgaatatcAAGTAGTTGAGAAAAAAAACACAGACCATATTATTCTTACCAGCTGGAATACATTTTCAGTATGGGCATGTCAATTGAATAATGAGATGTGCATACAATCGGCATTTGATTACTATACAAGATGGCAAAATGGAGAAAA AATACCCTCAGATATTAGAGATGCTGCATTCTGTGTTGGTGTACATATAGCAAATACCACCACCTCATGGGAACAAATGTTTGATCTGTATAAAACAACAAGATCACCCTCCGAAAAACAGTCAGCACAAACAGCATTAGCATGCACAGAGGACGATATGCTTTTGTCTAG atatttaaattatatttttgagacAGAAGATGGACCTATTAAAAAACAAGATTATAAAGATGTTTTTATAGCAGTATCATCCACAGCGAAGGGACTTGatgttttaatagattttttggtgcaaaatttaaaagaaattacaaACAAACTAATTGATGGAGATAACATAGCAATATTCATTTACTCAATCTGTACATCAAAAGCCGCTCTTGATTCCGAAATTAATAAA ttaaaacaattaaaagatGATCCAAATACACCAGAAAACCTCAGAAAGGCATTCAATAAATGTTACAATCAAATAGAAATCAATCTATACTGGTATGATAAATATCATGAAATAGTAAATCAAAACACAGGTTGTTCACGTGAATATACGACAACTGATGAACCCAAGCAGTCATCCACTCAAAAACAAGAATCAACTACCCAAATATTCACTCAAACTTCTACAGAAATAACAACATTATCAGAACAAACAGATTCAACAACACATACTTACACTGAAACTCAACCGAGAGAAACAACATCACCGGAAAGCACAGATTCAACAACACGTAGTTACACTGAAACAAAACCAGGTGAAACAACCGTATCAGCACAAACAGAATCAACAACACAGAGTTATACTGAAACTCAACCTGGAGAAACAACATTATCGGAAGGAACAGAATCAACAACACAGAGCTACACTGAAACGCGACCGGGAGAAACAACATCACAGGAAAGCACAGATTCAACAACACAGAGTTACACTGAAACGCGACCGGGAGAAACAACACAACCGGAAAGCACAGATTCAACAACACGTAGTTACACTGAAACAAAACCAGGTGAAACAACCGTATCAGCACAAACAGAATCAACAACACAGAGTTATACTGAAACTCAACCTGGAGAAACAACATTATCGGAAGGAACAGAATCAACAACACAGAGCTACACTGAAACGCGACCGGGAGAAACAACATCACAGGAAAGCACAGATTCAACAACACAGAGTTACACTGAAACGCGACCGGGAGAAACAACACAACCGGAAAGCACAGATTCAACAACACGTAGTTACACTGAAACAAAACCAGGTGAAACAACCGTATCAGCACAAACAGAATCAACAACACAGAGTTATACTGAAACTCAACCTGGAGAAACAACATTATCGGAAGGAACAGAATCAACAACACAGAGCTACACTGAAACGCGACCGGGAGAAACAACATCACAGGAAAGCACAGATTCAACAACACAGAGTTACACTGAAACGCGACCGGGAGAAACAACACAACCGGAAAGCACAGATTCAACAACACGTAGTTACACTGAAACAAAACCAGGTGAAACAACCGTATCAGCACAAACAGAATCAACAACACAGAGTTATACTGAAACTCAACCTGGAGAAAAAACATCACATGGAAGCTCAGATTCAACAACACGTAGTTACACTGAAACTCAACCGGGAGAAACAACATCACAGGAAAGCACAGATTCAACAACACAGAGTTACACTGAAACGCGACCGGGAGAAACAACACAACCGGAAAGCACAGATTCAACAACACGTAGTTACACTGAAACAAAACCAGGTGAAACAACCGTATCAGCACAAACAGAATCAACAACACAGAGTTATACTGAAACTCAACCTGGAGAAACAACATTATCGGAAGGAACAGAATCAACAACACAGAGCTACACTGAAACGCGACCGGGAGAAACAACATCACAGGAAAGCACAGATTCAACAACACAGAGTTACACTGAAACGCGACCGGGAGAAACAACACAACCGGAAAGCACAGATTCAACAACACGTAGTTACACTGAAACAAAACCAGGTGAAACAACCGTATCAGCACAAACAGAATCAACAACACAAAGTTATACTGAAACTCAACCTGGAGAAACAACATTATCGGAAGGAACAGAATCAACAACACAGAGCTACACTGAAACGCGACCGGGAGAAACAACATCACAGGAAAGCACAGATTCAACAACACAGAGTTACACTGAAACGCGACCGGGAGAAACAACACAACCGGAAAGCACAGATTCAACAACACGTAGTTACACTGAAACAAAACCAGGTGAAACAACCGTATCAGCACAAACAGAATCAACAACACAGAGTTATACTGAAACTCAACCTGGAGAAACAACATTATCGGAAAGCACAGATTCAACAACACGTAGTTACACTGAAACAAAACCAGGTGAAACAACCGTATCAGCACCAACAGAATCAACAACACAGAGTTATACTGAAACTCAACCTGGAGAAACAACATTATCGGAAGGAACAGAATCAACAACACAGAGCTACACTGAAACTCAACCGGGAGAAACAACATCATCTGGAAGCTCAGATTCAACAACACGTAGTTACACTGAAACAAAACCAGGGGAAACAACATCACCTGGAAGCTCAGATTCAACAACACATAGTTACACTGAAACTCAACCGGGAGAAACAACATCACATGGAAGCTCAGATTCAACAACACATAGTTACACTGAAACAAAACCAGGGGAAACAACATCATCTGGAAGCTCAGATTCAACAACGCATATTTACACTGAAACAAAACCTAGTGAAGCAACCGTATCAACAACAACAGATTTAACAACACAGAGATATACTGAAACTCAACCAGGAGAAACAACATCATCTGGAAGCTCAGATTCAACAACACGTAGTTACACTGAAACAAAACCATGGGAAACAACATCACCTGAAAGCTCCGATTCAACAACACGTAGTTACACTGAAACAAAACCAGGGGAAACAACATCACATGGAAGTTCAGATGCAACAACACATAGTTACACTGAAACTCAACCGGGAGAAACAACAATATCTGGAAGCTCAGATTCAACAACACGTAGTTACACTGAAATAAAACCAGGTGAAACAACCGTATCAACAACAACAGATTTAACAACACAGATATATACTGAAACTCAACCGGGAGAAAAAACATCACATGGAAGCTCAGATTCAACAACACATAGTTACACTGAAACTCAACCGGGAGAAACAACATCACGAGGATTCTCAGATTCAACAACACATAGTTACACTGAAACAGAACCTAGTGAAGCAACCGTATCAACAACAACAGATTTAACAACACAGAGATATACTGAAACTCAACCGGGAGAAACAACATCACATGGAAGCTCAGATTCAACAACACGTAGTTACACTGAAACGCGACCGGGAGAAACAACACAACCGGAAAGCACAGATTCAACAACACGTAGTTACACTGAAACAAAACCAGGTGAAACAACCGTATCAGCACAAAAAGAATCAACAACACAGAGTTATACTGAAACTCAACCGGGAGAAAGAACATCATCTGGAAGCTCAGATTCAACAACAAGTAGTTACACTGAAACAAAACCATGGGAAACAACATCACCTGAAAGCTCAGATTCAACAACACGTACTTACACTGAAACAAAACCAGGTGAAACAACATCACCTGGAAGCTCAGATTCAACAACACATAGTTACATTGAAACTCAACCGGGAGAAACAACATCACGAGGATTCTCAGATTCAACAACACATAGTTACACTGAAACAGAACCTAGTGAAGCAACCGTATCAACAACAACAGATTTAACAACACAGAGATATACTGAAACTCAACCGGGAGAAACAACATCACATGGAAGCTCAGATTCAACAACACGTAGTTACACTGAAACGCGACCGGGAGAAACAACACAACCGGAAAGCACAGATTCAACAACACGTAGTTACACTGAAACAAAACCAGGTGAAACAACCGTATCAGCACAAAAAGAATCAACAACACAGAGTTATACTGAAACTCAACCGGGAGAAAGAACATCATCTGGAAGCTCAGATTCAACAACAAGTAGTTACACTGAAACAAAACCATGGGAAACAACATCACCTGAAAGCTCAGATTCAACAACACGTATTTACACTGAAACAAAACCAGGTGAAACAACATCACCTGGAAGCTCAGATTCAACAACACATAGTTACACTGAAACTCAACCGGGAGAAACAACATCATCTGGAAGCTCAGATTCAACAACGCATATTTACACTGAAACAGAACCTAGTGAAGCAACCGTATCAACAACAACAGATTTAACAACACATAGTTACACTGAAACTCAACCGGGAGAAACAACATCATCTGGAAGCTCAGATTCAACAACACGTAGTTACACTGTAACTCAACCGGGAGAAACAACATCAT CGGAAGGAACTGCATCAACAACACATAGTTACACTGGAACTGAACCTGGTGAATCAACTGTATCAAAATATCCTGCATCATCTACAGATCAGTCTACGGTTTCATCTCCATATGAAACAACACTATCGGAAGGAACAGAATCAACCTCAATAAGTTACACTGAATCTGAAAAAACTGAACCGGGAGAAACAACATCATCAGAACCCACATATTCAACAACACATAGTTTTACTAATACATCTTCAGGTGAAACTACGGCATCTAAATACTCTGAAACCACTGTTGAAAAATCAACAGCATCCTCTCCTACAGATACAACTTTATCCAAATGGACTGATTCAACAACACATGTGTACACAGAGTTATCATCTGCAAAATCTACTGTGTCAGATTACCCATATTCTACTACAGAGCCTTCAACAACTAATTATACTACTCCAGCCCCATTCGATAAACCTCCTCGTTTTATgttaagttttttcttttttctattcattttttttattgttgtgttAATAGTGATTATATTTTTCTGGCGTAGGTCTTATCATAACAACGTATCGATTAAGTCCACTTATGTTTCATCGTATCATATCTAG